CGCCGTTACGAGCAGACGACGGAGATGCTGCAGCGCACGCGCGAGAACATGGCGACCGAGATCGACGAACGCAAGGCCGCGCAGGCGCGGCTCGAACAGGAGAAGGAAGAGCAGCGGCGCCTGCTGCATGCGCTCGAGGAAACCCACGTGCAGTTGCTGCAGTCGGAAAAGCTCGCGTCGATCGGCCAGCTCGCGGCGGGCGTCGCGCACGAGATCAATAATCCGATCGGCTTTGTCAGCGCGAACCTCAATACCTTGAAGACCTGGGTAAGAAGTCTGCTCGACGTGGTCGCGGCGCATGAAGCCGTGCTGCCGCAGCTCGACCCGGCCGCCCGCGACGCGCTGGCGGCCATGGGCCGCACCGCGGATCTGGACTACGTCCGCGACGAGATCGTGACGCTGATCGACGAATCGATCGATGGCGCGGTGCGGGTGCGGCGCATCGTGCAGGACCTGCGCGATTTCTCGCGCCCGGCCAACGACGAGTGGAGCGTGGTCGATCTGCATGCAGGCCTCGAGAGCACGCTCAATGTCGTCCATAACGAACTCAAGTACAAGGCCGACATCGTGCGCGATTACGGCGACGTGCCGCACGTCGAATGCCTGCCGTCGCAGTTGAACCAGGTATTCATGAACCTGCTGGTCAACGCGGCGCAGGCGATTCCCGAGCGCGGCGTCGTCACGATCAGCACGTCGAGCGATGGCGAACAGGTGTCGGTCGCGATCAGCGACACCGGAACGGGCATGGCGCCCGACGTCGTCCGGCGGATCTTCGATCCGTTCTTCACGACGAAGCCGGTCGGGCAGGGAACCGGGCTTGGATTGTCGGTCTCGCACGGCATCGTCGAGCGCCATCGCGGCACCATCGACGTGTCGAGCGAGCCCGGGCGCGGCACGACATTCCGCGTGAGGCTGCCGGTCCGGCAGGCACGCGACAACGCGAACGTGGCGGCACTGGAGCAGCGGGCATGAGGATGTGATCGTGGGCGCTGCACGTGTGCGGTCACGCGCGCTCGAATCCGTTCGGGGGGCCGTTGCGGAACTTCGATGGCAGCGTCGTCGTCGCGTCAGAGGCGGCTTGCGCCGCTCAGGTCAAGCCGGCCGGGACACGGGTTGACGCGCTATCCGGCGAGCGTCGGCCGCGCGACGTTGCCGATCCCGGTCGACGAACCCGGCTGCTCCGCCGCGTCATGCGCGACCGGCAGCGCGACACACACATAAAGAAACGCGCGCCGTTCGCGATCGGGCAGCACTTGCGGCCCGTAGCTGATCGTGACCGCGCCGTCGTTGATCTCGCCGGCCTGCGCGAAACGCCACGCGCCGGGATCGCTGTCGAGCAGGAATTCTGCGCGTGCATACGCATGCGGCTCGAACAGCGCGGGAATCGCCACCGGGCGTCCGTCGAGCTTGTCGAGCAATGCTTCGACCACGTTGAAGCCATAGCCGTCGCGCACGATGTCGCAGATGAAGCTGCCCGCGATGCGCGGATTCAGTTCGATCACGTGCGGCACGCCGTCGTGCACGATGCAGTCCAAATGCACGGGCCCCCACGTGAGCCCGGCTGCTGCGGTGGCGCGCGTGCCGACATCGATCAGCGCGCGCAGCGTGTCGGCATCGAGGTCGAGTTCGGACGTATAGCCGCGTTCGAGAAAGCCGGTGCCATGCCGCTTCAGCTTGCGAAGCGCGCCGACATAACGACCGTCGAAATACTCGATGCAGTATTCGCTGCCGCTCAGGAATTCCTCGATCACGACGCGCTCGGTCGCGAGCGACTGCGCATCGGTTTGCGCGGCGGCGAGCGCGTCGAGCTGCGCGCGCACTTCGGCGATGTCCTCGCAGCGCCGGACGCCGTCGCTCGCCGATCCTTCCGACGGCTTGACGACGACGGGAAAGCGCAACGGCGCGGCTGCGGCCGCGAGCGCCGCCGGCGCGGCCAGCGTGCCCGCGACGAATTGAGCGGCCGGGAGGCCGTGCGCAGCGAGCAACGCCTTCTGGTTCGACTTCGATACGGCGTGCGCGACGTGCCGCGCATCGGGGCCGGGCAGGCCGAGCGCGTCGGCGACCCATGCGGCGGTGCGCGCATAGGTGTCGTGCGCGGTCGTCACGCGCAGCGTGTCGATTTCGTCCGGAAAACGCGTGCGCAGCCAGCCGGCGAGCTGGCCGGCGTCGGGCGCGAGGTTGACCGTTTCGACACCGTCGGGAAAGACGCCGTCGAGACGATGGCCGGGCGCGGTGATGACGGTCACGGCCACCTGACGCGCGAGCGCGGCGCGCACGAGCGCGAGGCTGCTGCCGGTGGCGCGTGCGCCGATCACGATGAGTCGCTTCATGCGGGCTCCTTGAGCGAGGGCGGGAGAGTGGGGCCGCGGCGCGCGCCGGCTAACGCACGCGCCTGCGCAGGCGCTGCGCTTCGAGGCGCGGCAGCAGGTGCTGCACGACGCGCGGCAGCGTATAGATCGGCAACTGCGCGCACGTGAACACGAGCGCCATGGTCGGCGTCGCGGCGAGCCCGAGCGCGGCCCACATCAGACCGACGTTGCGATTGGCGACGATCAGCGCGACGTTGAGCCGCGTGCGGACGTCGCCGGGCGTGAGCCCGTACGCGATGATCTGGAAGCCCGCGTTGACGGCGAACGCGAGTGCGATCGCGGTCAATGCACGGTGCGGCGCATCGATGATCGATTGCTGCATGCCGGCCATCGTGCCGAGCGCAAACACCAGCAACGCGACGACGACGATCGCGTCGATGGGCATCGCGTAGCGGTCGAGCCGCGAACCGGCAAAGCGCCGCACGAGCAGCGCGACGCCTTCGGCGCTGCCGATCAGCAGCGCCAGCCGCAACGCGAGGCTTACGGGCGAGATCGACACGGCCGCATCGTGGCTGAACCAGGCCGTCAGCAGCGGCGCGGTGAGCGGCACGAACGCCATCGACGCGAGGGTCGCAACGAGCGCGACGCTCGCGTCGAACGACAGCATCCGTGCGATCGTCGACGTGCCGCTCGACGGCGGCGCGCAGTACGCGATCACCAGCGCCACGACCCAGTCGTACGGCATGCCGGCGAGCCGCGCCGCGATGCCGAGCGCGATCGGGCACGCGATCATCGTCACGGCAGGCAACAGCAGCGACACGGCCGGCCGCCGCGCGACCGCGCGCACGGCGCTGGGCTCGACGCGCAGCAGCGTGCCGAGCACGAACAGGAACACGGTGACGGGCATCAGCGGCCGCGCGAGAGCCGCGAGCGGCGGAACCAGCAGCCCGAGGCCGACGCCGCACGCGAGCACGGTCGGGCCGCGCCGCACCGTCGCGGCGATCAGTGCGCGCACGGGCGAGCCTTGGGCCGACGGCGAACGGAGGTGAAGCCGGAGCAGACAGCGGATGGCATGCGGATTCCTCGGAAAGGGGCCGGCCGGCACGGAATATCCGCTAGGCTAATCCGGATGATCGGCGAAGTAAAATGATATAAGATGAATCAGTAACAATAGAAAGTGATATGAACATACCTCTGCTCGAAACCTTCCGGGCTGTCGTGCAGGAAGGCAGCGCGTTGCGTGCGGCCGAACGGCTGGGCTGCACGCAGTCGAACGTGACCGCGCGGCTTCGCCAGCTCGAAGAGTCGCTCGACGCGCCGCTGTTCGACCGGCATGGCAAGCGGCTGGTGCTGAACGAAGCCGGGCGCCGGCTGATCCCGTATTGCGACCGTATCCTGCGTCTCGTCGACGAAGCGACGCAGGTGGTGCGCGAGACGCCGGTCGCGCGCAGCTTCCGGCTCGGTTCGATGGAAAGCACGGCGGCCACGCGGCTGCCGGCGCTCGCCGTAGCATTGAAGGCACGCGATCCGGCACTCGGTCTCGCGGTGCAGATCGGCAGCGAGCCGGAACTGGCCGACGCGCTGCTGCGCGGCCGGATCGACGCCGCGCTCACCGCGCGCGCGGTCGTCCGGCCCGGGCTGCGCTACGAGCCCGCGTTCGCCGAGGACATGGTGCTGGTGAGCGCGGCCACGGTCACGCGCCGGCAGTTGCTGGCCGACAACACGGTGCGGCTGCTGGCGTTTCACGACGGCTGCCCGTATCGTGCGGTCGCGGAGCACTGGCTGAAGGCGCGCGGCTTCGCGATCGAGTCGGTGTCGTCGTTCGGCACGTTCGGCGCCATCCTCGGATGCGTGGCGGCCGGCATGGGCGTCGCGATCCTGCCGAAGGGGATCACGACCGGGCACGTGGCGCGCAAGGAGTTGCGCGCGCACGCATTCGACGACCTCGACAGCGTGACGACCTACCTCGTCACGCCCGAAGCCACGCCCGCGCTGCCCGAACTCGACGCATTGCGCGCAGTGCTCGGCCGGCAGGCGGGCGCGCTGCTCGCGCGCTAGCGCCGGCGAGAGCGGGCAACGCCCGCCGCGCTATGCCGGCGCGACGGCGCGTTCGTCGGCGAAGAAATCGGCCTCGATTTCGCGGATGCGCCGGCAATCGTCGAGCAGCCGCTCGAACGTCGGGCTATAGAGGCCGACCGTGCCGAGCGCCGTCTGCAGGTCGGTGGTCACGCGCAGCGTGTCGCCGACCTTGATCCATTGCTTGAGCCCGACGAACGACGGCAGCGCCTGGATCGCCTGCCACGTGAAGTCCTGCGCGAGCACGCCGTTGCGCGACGACAGCAGCAGCACATGCCCGCAGTAGCCACGAAAATCCGCAGGCGCGGCGACTTCGCCGAACAGCCGCTCCGGATGCAGCACGGCTTCGACCGCGGCCGACACGTGATTCTCGCCGCTGACCGCGCTCGTCAGCCGCGGATCGAGGCTGCCGTGCAGCCGCGCGTTCAGCTCGACGATCGTCGGGCCGTCGGCGGTATCGAACAGCTCGAGATGGGTCGGCCCGAAGCGTACGTCGAGCGCGTCGAGCACGTCGGCTGCGTAATCGAGCAGCGGCGCGTAGCGCGGGTCGGCATGGTTCAGCACCAGCATCTTGTCGAGCCGCGGCGCGTGCGTGCGGTCGCGGTGCACTTCCCACAGGCTGACCACCCGATGGCGGCCCTCGAACGACACCGAATCGACGATGTATTCCTGCCCCTCGGAATAGCTCTGGATCACGATGTCGTCGTTCGGCTGGTTGTACAGCGAACGGGTGGCCAGCACGTCGCGCGCGGCCTCCTCGACCTGCGCAAGCGTCCGACAGATCTTCACGCCGGCCACGCCCGCGCTGCGCGCCGGCTTGACCACGAGCGGCAGCGTGCCGTGCGCGCGCGCCCAGGCGAGCGCTTCGTCGACCGACGTACTGTGGAAGTGCGCCGGTGCGCGCAGGCCGGCTTCCCGGATGCGCTCGTTCATCACGAACTTGTCGCGCCGCGCGGTCGACGTCGCGAGCGGGTTGCGATACGGCACGCCGAGCCGCTCGGCCAGCGTGTCGGCCAGCTCCAGCGCCGCGTCGAGGCCGTGCAGTACCGCGCCGATCCGCAAGTCGGCGAGCTGCGCGAGCGTCGCGTCGAGGTCGCCGTGATGCTGGACCTGGCGGATGTAGTCGGACGGGACGAACTGGTTCCGGTAGATTTCCGGCAAATCGGGGTCGCTGATCACGTGCACGCAACGGATGCCGTATGCGCGAAAGGCGGGCGCCAGATAGGCGGCCGTCGACGCGCCGTCGACGATCAGGACGGTGTCGATGAAGCGATGCTGCATGGATTCCTCGCTCGGCTGTGGGATCGGTTGAAGAGAGGCGGTCTGCACGTGCTCAGGCCCGCGTGCGGGTGTCCGGTGCGTCGCTGGGCCAGCGCGCGGCCAGCACGATGCAGACGGCGACGAGCACGGCCGCAATGGCGAACGCGCGCGACGCGCCGGCCACGATCGCCACGCCCTGGCCCGCAACCAGCGCGCCGAGCGCCGCGACACCGACGGCGGCGCCCACCTGGCGCGCGGTATTGAGGATTGCGGAAGCCGTGGCCGAGCGGCCGGCGTCGACGCTGCCGAGCATCGTCGACGTCAGCGCGGGAATCGCGATACCGCCGCCGATCGCCATCGCCGCGAGCCCCGGCGCCAGCAGTGCGTACGGCGTGTGCGCGGCGAGCGTTTGCCACAGCCACACGTAGCCGGCGAGCGACACGGCGAGGCCGACGATGACGGTCGTGCGGAACCCGTACCGGACGGAGAGTCGCGCACTCGCGAGGTTGGCGAGCATGATGATCGTGAGCGGCGCGAGCGCGAGCCCCGATTCGGTCGCCGTGAAGCCGCGTGCGTTCTGGAAATAGAGGCTGAGCGAGAAGATCAGCCCGTAGAACGCGGCATTCGTGACTGCGCCGACCGCGAGCGTGCCCGGCACGCGCGCGATCCGAAACAACGCGAGCTGCAGCATCGGCGCGGTCACGCGCCGCTCGATCGCGACGAACAGCGCGCCGAGCACGACCGACGCGGCCAGCGCGCCGGCCGCATACGGGTCGCCCGGCCCGTGCGCGCCGGCCCGGATGATTCCGCCCGTCAGCAGCCCGAGCACAAGCACCGCGACGATCTGGCCGGCCGGGTCGAACAGCCGTGTGCGCGCGGCGACCGAATCCTGCACGTGGCGCAGCGTGAGCCACAGCCCGACCGCGCAGATCGGCAGGTTGATGAAGAAGATCGCGCGCCAGCCGAACGAATCGATCAGCAGGCCGCCGAGCGTCGGCCCGGCCGCGCTGATCGCACCGCCCGTCGCGCTCCACCACGCGACGGCCTTCACGCGGGCGGCGGCGTCGTTCGCGCAAGCGTGCGTGATGAGCGCGAGCGACGTGGGCAGGATCATCGCGGCGCCGACGCCCTGCGCGACACGCGCGGCGATCAGCGCCGCCAGCGACGGCGCCAGCGCACAGCCGAGCGACGCCAGCAGGAACAGCGCGAGGCCGTACGCGAACAGCCGGCGGCTGCCGAAGCGGTCGGCCAGCGTGCCGGACGTCAGCAGCAGCGCGGCGAACGACAGCGTGTACGCATCGACGATCCATTGCAGCCCGTGGACACTCGATCCGAATGAATGACCGAGGCTCGGAATCGCGACGTTGACGACGGTCACGTCGAGCTGGACGATCGCGAAGCCGAGGCTTGCGGCCGCGACGGTCGGGAAGATCGCGCGCAGCGACGTGCGGTGCGACGGCGCGGCGGCGGTCAGCGCGCTGTCGAGCGCCGGAACGCGTTCGCTCATCGCGGCTTCCGGGCCGGGTAGTTCGGGAGGCAGTACAGCAGGCGGTATCGGTTCATCTGGCGGGTTTCCGTATGGCGGATGGAGGGAGCGGTTGCCCGTCGAAGGCCCGCCGCATCATCGAATCCGACAGAAAACTAGCATCGACCCGCTAGCGAATACAAATAATAACCAGCGATTTTTTAACAAGTATTCGTGTTAAAGACGGGCTCGATCGATGCGGCATGACATCAGCCGCGTTGCTGAACTTATATCGATAATTTTTGTTTGCAATCGACTTAATATCATTTCGCAACGGGATGACGGTCTCCTAGTCTTGTCGAGCGCTTCGCACCGAGGACGGCGAAGCGCGGCGGTGGTGCCATACCGCCCTTCGACCCAGGATATTGATACGAGAGACCTATGACCTATCTCGCAGATGAACGCATCGTTTTGACGGCAGTGGAGTCCGGTCACATCCGGAAGACGCTCGGCGCGCTGGCCTACGACCCGGCCGGCGGCGCCGGCTACATCAGCGTTGTACGCAAGCTCGCGTACAACGCGTTTCCCGACCGAATCGTCGACGCATTCGACCGCGCGAAGGCGCCGACCGCGGACGCGCACGGCTCGATCGAGATCGACAACCTGCCGATCGACGACGACGTGACGGGCAGCCCGAGGTTCGAGGAAACCGGCCGCTCGTTCAAGGCCGGCGTGCTGAGCGAGAACGTGCTGGTCGCACTGAGCACGCTGGCCGGAGAGCCGTATTCGATCGCGCACGAAGGCCGCGAGCTGGTGAACAACCTGACGCCGCACAAGACGACCGCGCGAGACTATACGGGCCTCGGCTCCGAGGTCGAGCTCGATTTCCATATCGAGAACGCCGCGCAGGCGCACATGCCCGAAGGCGACACGTCGCCGTTCGCGTTGCTGCTGCTCGGCGTGCGCAGCGAAGCCGGCGGCGGCCCGTACACGCGGCTCGCCGATGCGCGCCGCGCGCTGCAACTGCTGTCGCCGGACGATATCGCGCAACTCTACGGCGAGCACTACATCATCCGCGTGCCGTACCGGTGGCGCGGCGCGTCGCCGACGCCGCGCGA
The DNA window shown above is from Burkholderia pyrrocinia and carries:
- a CDS encoding ATP-grasp domain-containing protein; the protein is MKRLIVIGARATGSSLALVRAALARQVAVTVITAPGHRLDGVFPDGVETVNLAPDAGQLAGWLRTRFPDEIDTLRVTTAHDTYARTAAWVADALGLPGPDARHVAHAVSKSNQKALLAAHGLPAAQFVAGTLAAPAALAAAAAPLRFPVVVKPSEGSASDGVRRCEDIAEVRAQLDALAAAQTDAQSLATERVVIEEFLSGSEYCIEYFDGRYVGALRKLKRHGTGFLERGYTSELDLDADTLRALIDVGTRATAAAGLTWGPVHLDCIVHDGVPHVIELNPRIAGSFICDIVRDGYGFNVVEALLDKLDGRPVAIPALFEPHAYARAEFLLDSDPGAWRFAQAGEINDGAVTISYGPQVLPDRERRAFLYVCVALPVAHDAAEQPGSSTGIGNVARPTLAG
- a CDS encoding TauD/TfdA family dioxygenase, whose protein sequence is MTYLADERIVLTAVESGHIRKTLGALAYDPAGGAGYISVVRKLAYNAFPDRIVDAFDRAKAPTADAHGSIEIDNLPIDDDVTGSPRFEETGRSFKAGVLSENVLVALSTLAGEPYSIAHEGRELVNNLTPHKTTARDYTGLGSEVELDFHIENAAQAHMPEGDTSPFALLLLGVRSEAGGGPYTRLADARRALQLLSPDDIAQLYGEHYIIRVPYRWRGASPTPRDNTDLSAVLSGPLDAPRVTVAFYPDMVLAVNTRAQEALANLYRAVREVSFGVQVSPGKLVLINNHFTLHSRDRFDPQYDENDRAFRWVQRVFVARSLWNFRAFTPLQARVFDPKALYAGESQAARPAPVAQPVPQRAAAAELEATPA
- a CDS encoding histidine kinase: MHGTYDLLLVLLSLAIATLASYTALDLAAFISLLDNPKLKRAWLGGGAVAMGTGIWSMHFVGMLAFSLPIPLGYALQDTGASLAIAVLVSYFALNVVTRARLGWRRLCAGGALMGAGIAGMHYTGMAALHMRPDIRYDPALFAASIGIAVIASTAALWIAQALRVQQARHATAQRVGAAVIMGIAITGMHYTGMAAAHFAPDARCGAANGIDAPWLATTVALFTMATLIVTLLLSRFDARTTFLRGMTDTLERLVRLRTAELERALRRYEQTTEMLQRTRENMATEIDERKAAQARLEQEKEEQRRLLHALEETHVQLLQSEKLASIGQLAAGVAHEINNPIGFVSANLNTLKTWVRSLLDVVAAHEAVLPQLDPAARDALAAMGRTADLDYVRDEIVTLIDESIDGAVRVRRIVQDLRDFSRPANDEWSVVDLHAGLESTLNVVHNELKYKADIVRDYGDVPHVECLPSQLNQVFMNLLVNAAQAIPERGVVTISTSSDGEQVSVAISDTGTGMAPDVVRRIFDPFFTTKPVGQGTGLGLSVSHGIVERHRGTIDVSSEPGRGTTFRVRLPVRQARDNANVAALEQRA
- a CDS encoding ATP-grasp domain-containing protein; the protein is MQHRFIDTVLIVDGASTAAYLAPAFRAYGIRCVHVISDPDLPEIYRNQFVPSDYIRQVQHHGDLDATLAQLADLRIGAVLHGLDAALELADTLAERLGVPYRNPLATSTARRDKFVMNERIREAGLRAPAHFHSTSVDEALAWARAHGTLPLVVKPARSAGVAGVKICRTLAQVEEAARDVLATRSLYNQPNDDIVIQSYSEGQEYIVDSVSFEGRHRVVSLWEVHRDRTHAPRLDKMLVLNHADPRYAPLLDYAADVLDALDVRFGPTHLELFDTADGPTIVELNARLHGSLDPRLTSAVSGENHVSAAVEAVLHPERLFGEVAAPADFRGYCGHVLLLSSRNGVLAQDFTWQAIQALPSFVGLKQWIKVGDTLRVTTDLQTALGTVGLYSPTFERLLDDCRRIREIEADFFADERAVAPA
- a CDS encoding MFS transporter, with amino-acid sequence MSERVPALDSALTAAAPSHRTSLRAIFPTVAAASLGFAIVQLDVTVVNVAIPSLGHSFGSSVHGLQWIVDAYTLSFAALLLTSGTLADRFGSRRLFAYGLALFLLASLGCALAPSLAALIAARVAQGVGAAMILPTSLALITHACANDAAARVKAVAWWSATGGAISAAGPTLGGLLIDSFGWRAIFFINLPICAVGLWLTLRHVQDSVAARTRLFDPAGQIVAVLVLGLLTGGIIRAGAHGPGDPYAAGALAASVVLGALFVAIERRVTAPMLQLALFRIARVPGTLAVGAVTNAAFYGLIFSLSLYFQNARGFTATESGLALAPLTIIMLANLASARLSVRYGFRTTVIVGLAVSLAGYVWLWQTLAAHTPYALLAPGLAAMAIGGGIAIPALTSTMLGSVDAGRSATASAILNTARQVGAAVGVAALGALVAGQGVAIVAGASRAFAIAAVLVAVCIVLAARWPSDAPDTRTRA
- a CDS encoding LysR family transcriptional regulator — translated: MNIPLLETFRAVVQEGSALRAAERLGCTQSNVTARLRQLEESLDAPLFDRHGKRLVLNEAGRRLIPYCDRILRLVDEATQVVRETPVARSFRLGSMESTAATRLPALAVALKARDPALGLAVQIGSEPELADALLRGRIDAALTARAVVRPGLRYEPAFAEDMVLVSAATVTRRQLLADNTVRLLAFHDGCPYRAVAEHWLKARGFAIESVSSFGTFGAILGCVAAGMGVAILPKGITTGHVARKELRAHAFDDLDSVTTYLVTPEATPALPELDALRAVLGRQAGALLAR